From the Streptomyces syringium genome, one window contains:
- a CDS encoding NAD-dependent epimerase/dehydratase family protein, with the protein MGKVVLVTGVARQLGGRFVRRIQREPEVDRVIGVDAVPPEHHLGGAEFLRADIRHPAIARVLAEHAVDTVVHMDVNGTPLGKSGSRATVKETNVIGTMQLLGACQKTPSVRRLVVKSSTNVYGSAPRDPAIFTESTPPKSLPSGGFAKDAVEVEGYVRGFARRRPDVAVCVLRFANILGPCADSPLAEYFSLPVLPTVLGFDPRLQFVHEDDAIEVLRIAAGEPRRGTLNSGTFNVAGDGVLLLSQAARRLGRPTLPFFLPTVTWVGSALRSVGVLDFSPEQIRLLTHGRVVQTAQMRETLGFHPRYTTAEAFADFARSRGTGLLPPETLARTVDRIAAVLPAGRGQN; encoded by the coding sequence TTGGGCAAGGTCGTGCTCGTCACCGGGGTCGCACGGCAACTGGGCGGACGCTTCGTCCGCAGGATCCAGCGCGAGCCCGAAGTCGACCGGGTCATCGGGGTGGACGCGGTGCCACCCGAGCACCACCTCGGCGGGGCCGAATTCCTACGGGCGGACATCCGCCACCCCGCGATCGCCCGGGTCCTCGCGGAACACGCCGTCGACACGGTCGTCCACATGGACGTCAACGGCACCCCGCTCGGCAAGAGCGGCAGCCGGGCCACGGTCAAGGAGACCAACGTCATCGGCACCATGCAGCTGCTCGGTGCCTGCCAGAAGACCCCGTCCGTCAGACGGCTGGTCGTCAAGTCCAGTACGAACGTCTACGGTTCCGCGCCCCGCGATCCCGCGATCTTCACCGAGAGCACGCCGCCCAAATCGCTGCCCAGCGGAGGCTTCGCGAAGGACGCCGTCGAGGTCGAGGGCTATGTGCGCGGCTTCGCCCGCCGCAGGCCCGATGTGGCCGTGTGCGTGCTGCGCTTCGCCAACATCCTCGGGCCCTGCGCCGACTCGCCGCTCGCCGAGTACTTCTCGCTGCCCGTCCTGCCCACGGTCCTCGGCTTCGACCCCAGGCTCCAGTTCGTGCACGAGGACGACGCGATCGAGGTCCTGCGGATAGCCGCCGGGGAGCCGCGCCGCGGCACGCTCAACAGCGGAACGTTCAATGTCGCGGGCGACGGCGTGCTGCTGCTCTCACAGGCCGCCAGGCGCCTCGGGCGCCCCACGCTCCCCTTCTTCCTGCCGACCGTCACCTGGGTCGGCTCAGCGCTGCGCTCGGTCGGCGTCCTGGACTTCTCGCCCGAGCAGATCCGGCTGCTCACCCACGGGCGGGTCGTTCAGACCGCCCAGATGCGCGAGACACTGGGCTTCCACCCCCGCTATACGACCGCTGAGGCCTTCGCGGACTTCGCGCGCAGCCGCGGCACGGGGCTGCTGCCGCCCGAGACCCTCGCCCGTACCGTCGACCGGATCGCCGCGGTCCTGCCTGCCGGCCGCGGCCAGAACTGA
- a CDS encoding 30S ribosomal protein bS22 — MGSVIKKRRKRMAKKKHRKLLKRTRVQRRNKK, encoded by the coding sequence GTGGGCTCTGTTATCAAGAAGCGGCGCAAGCGGATGGCCAAGAAGAAGCACCGCAAGCTGCTCAAGCGCACGCGCGTTCAGCGTCGCAACAAGAAGTAA
- a CDS encoding helix-turn-helix domain-containing protein, which produces MAAGERPLNEVVFLTVAEVAAVMRVSKMTVYRLVHSGHLPAIRVGRSFRVPEQAVHEYLRESYVGVETA; this is translated from the coding sequence ATGGCTGCTGGCGAAAGGCCTCTCAACGAGGTCGTGTTCCTGACCGTGGCGGAAGTCGCCGCGGTGATGCGAGTGTCCAAGATGACCGTGTACCGCTTGGTGCACAGTGGTCATCTGCCGGCGATCCGGGTGGGTAGGTCGTTCCGGGTCCCAGAGCAGGCGGTGCACGAGTACCTCCGTGAGTCCTATGTGGGGGTGGAAACCGCCTAA
- a CDS encoding phosphatase, translating to MLSPRALRAHLLVARLAGTVATTRERSLSRYRMFAARDPRALIGLEPEYDWCFDELLQLMGQKCGVSADPARTSGQDVIDPDRTIAALDAFADRLATVAATGAPVLIGTGHPHRLLGFYAALAAGLSAAGCGVLTPAQGRSVDITTRFGVRTYNLDYVRGVALMREPGARAPRSEPGAHTHSPLPVRVALGAAADSGGPLPALVIGDHGWVCAAGQLGFEAIGLADSDDPAPFVGEAEGRVSVVVPLDDAVRSDYYRPLTRYVLNRACLSQ from the coding sequence GTGTTGAGCCCCCGCGCCCTGCGCGCACATCTGCTCGTCGCCCGACTGGCCGGCACGGTGGCCACGACCCGCGAGCGGAGTCTGAGCCGGTACCGGATGTTCGCGGCCCGTGATCCACGGGCGCTGATCGGGTTGGAGCCCGAATACGACTGGTGTTTCGATGAGTTGTTACAGCTGATGGGTCAAAAGTGCGGAGTTTCGGCCGATCCCGCGCGCACTTCAGGGCAGGATGTGATCGACCCTGATCGCACGATCGCGGCACTCGATGCCTTCGCCGACCGCCTCGCGACGGTGGCCGCGACAGGCGCTCCGGTGCTGATCGGCACCGGCCACCCCCACCGGCTCCTCGGTTTCTACGCCGCGTTGGCCGCCGGTCTCTCGGCGGCCGGATGCGGTGTTCTCACCCCGGCGCAGGGTCGAAGTGTCGACATAACGACCCGGTTCGGCGTACGCACTTACAACCTTGACTACGTCAGGGGAGTCGCGCTGATGCGTGAACCCGGCGCGCGAGCGCCCCGGAGTGAGCCGGGCGCGCATACCCATTCTCCCCTCCCGGTTCGGGTCGCTCTGGGGGCCGCGGCGGACTCCGGCGGACCCCTTCCGGCCCTGGTCATCGGGGACCACGGATGGGTCTGCGCGGCAGGTCAGCTGGGTTTTGAGGCCATCGGCCTGGCGGACTCCGACGACCCGGCGCCCTTCGTCGGAGAGGCCGAGGGACGGGTGTCCGTGGTCGTTCCGCTTGATGACGCTGTGCGGTCTGATTACTACCGACCGCTTACTCGCTATGTACTCAATCGAGCGTGTCTGTCACAGTAG
- a CDS encoding acetoin utilization protein AcuC gives MSGRAQLMWDEAVTGYDFGPGHPMDPVRLALTMRMVETFGLDRAVRLAAAKPAGESTLRLVHRPDYVAAVRRASADPGSADGSYGLGTEDDPAFAGMHEASALIAGQSVGAAEAVWRGDALHAVNFAGGLHHAMPGSAAGFCVYNDASLAVARLLELGAERVAYVDVDVHHGDGVQAAFWEDPRVLTISLHEHPRTLFPGTGWPEEAGGPGAEGGAVNLALPAGTGDAGWLRSFHAVVPELLAEFRPQVLVTQHGADTHFDDPLAHLAVSLDAQRLVMEACHDLAHAYADGRWVALGGGGYAVVDVVPRSWTHLVAIAAGQPVDPEAAVPQEWRDEVYARTRQLGPQRMTDGLRPQWRDFEASGYDPADRLDQAILATRRAVFPAHGLLP, from the coding sequence ATGAGCGGCCGCGCACAACTGATGTGGGACGAGGCAGTAACGGGCTATGACTTCGGGCCCGGGCATCCGATGGATCCGGTGCGGCTCGCGCTGACCATGCGGATGGTGGAGACGTTCGGGCTGGACCGCGCGGTCCGCCTGGCGGCGGCCAAGCCCGCGGGGGAGTCGACGCTGCGGCTGGTGCACCGGCCGGACTATGTGGCGGCGGTGCGGCGGGCGTCGGCCGATCCGGGGTCGGCCGACGGCTCGTACGGGCTGGGTACCGAGGACGATCCGGCGTTCGCGGGGATGCACGAGGCGTCGGCGCTGATCGCCGGGCAGTCCGTGGGCGCGGCCGAGGCGGTGTGGCGCGGTGACGCGCTGCACGCGGTGAACTTCGCGGGTGGGCTGCACCACGCCATGCCGGGGTCGGCCGCGGGTTTCTGCGTGTACAACGACGCCTCTCTCGCGGTGGCGCGGCTGCTGGAGCTGGGGGCCGAGCGGGTCGCGTACGTGGATGTGGACGTGCACCACGGGGACGGGGTCCAGGCGGCGTTCTGGGAGGACCCCCGGGTGCTCACGATCTCGCTGCACGAGCACCCCCGGACGCTCTTCCCCGGGACCGGGTGGCCGGAGGAGGCCGGCGGGCCGGGGGCCGAGGGCGGCGCGGTGAACCTCGCGCTGCCGGCGGGGACGGGGGACGCGGGGTGGCTGCGGTCCTTCCACGCCGTCGTGCCGGAGCTGCTGGCGGAGTTCCGGCCGCAGGTGCTGGTGACGCAGCACGGCGCGGACACCCACTTCGACGATCCGCTGGCCCATCTCGCGGTGTCGCTGGACGCGCAGCGGCTGGTGATGGAGGCGTGCCACGACCTGGCACACGCGTACGCGGACGGGCGGTGGGTCGCGCTGGGCGGTGGGGGATACGCGGTGGTGGACGTGGTGCCGCGGTCGTGGACCCATCTCGTCGCGATCGCCGCGGGGCAGCCGGTGGACCCCGAGGCGGCGGTGCCGCAGGAGTGGCGGGACGAGGTGTACGCCCGTACCCGGCAGCTGGGGCCGCAGCGGATGACGGACGGGCTGCGGCCCCAGTGGCGGGACTTCGAGGCGTCCGGGTACGACCCCGCCGACCGGCTCGACCAGGCGATCCTGGCGACGCGCCGCGCGGTGTTCCCGGCGCACGGCCTGCTGCCGTAG
- a CDS encoding MFS transporter, giving the protein MTEARLRHGRISLAISFFVQGVVFALLVTRIPAVQDRYGISDGLLPAFLAAVPILAGFGSIGTERLVKRVRPGAVLRWAQPVVCLALLAVGVGDGLAQAAVALAVFGLAVGALDASMNMLGVSLQRAYGRNIMLGFHAAYSLGGIVGASLAWAGAHWGLSLIVLYGPLMAVLAPAALLASRWYADRAGHAGHADRADQRKPRAQAVVATPPPIPGMRFLLPLCLVMAFVYIGDSTVANWSAKYLQDVLGSSEQLSTVPYNVYMAMTLLGRAVGDAGVRRFGPDAVVRAGAVIAAGGFGVVAVAPGAWVGIAGFTVLGLGLCVIVPQTFAAGGRLAFERLGPEGSDAAVARLNIFNYVGFLVGSPLVGALGEVWSHRGAMLVPLLLVLVTAPYARAFGPAARPIPCRHERPRTTDVGRGSNGL; this is encoded by the coding sequence ATGACGGAAGCGCGCTTGCGGCATGGACGGATATCCCTCGCCATCAGCTTTTTCGTCCAAGGCGTGGTTTTCGCGCTCCTCGTGACCCGAATACCCGCGGTCCAGGACCGCTACGGGATATCCGACGGGCTGTTACCCGCCTTCCTCGCAGCCGTTCCGATACTCGCCGGATTCGGCAGTATCGGTACCGAGCGCCTGGTGAAGAGAGTGCGGCCCGGTGCCGTACTGCGCTGGGCGCAGCCCGTCGTCTGTCTCGCCCTGCTCGCGGTGGGCGTCGGTGACGGCCTGGCGCAGGCGGCGGTCGCGCTCGCCGTCTTCGGCCTGGCGGTCGGCGCGCTGGACGCGTCGATGAACATGCTCGGCGTGAGCCTGCAGCGGGCGTACGGGCGCAACATCATGCTCGGCTTCCACGCCGCGTACAGCCTGGGCGGGATCGTGGGGGCGTCGCTCGCGTGGGCGGGAGCTCACTGGGGACTTTCACTGATCGTGCTCTACGGGCCGCTCATGGCCGTCCTCGCCCCGGCAGCCCTCCTTGCGAGCCGTTGGTATGCGGACCGTGCCGGCCATGCGGGCCACGCGGACCGTGCGGATCAGCGGAAGCCGCGAGCCCAGGCAGTCGTCGCCACCCCTCCGCCCATCCCGGGCATGAGATTTCTGCTTCCCCTGTGCCTGGTGATGGCCTTCGTCTATATAGGGGACTCGACGGTGGCGAACTGGAGTGCCAAGTACCTCCAGGACGTCCTGGGGAGCTCCGAGCAGCTGTCCACTGTGCCTTACAACGTGTATATGGCAATGACCTTGCTCGGCCGCGCCGTCGGGGATGCAGGGGTGCGGCGCTTCGGGCCTGACGCGGTCGTGCGGGCCGGGGCGGTGATCGCGGCCGGGGGCTTCGGGGTGGTGGCCGTGGCGCCGGGGGCGTGGGTGGGGATAGCGGGGTTCACGGTGCTGGGGCTCGGGCTCTGTGTGATCGTGCCGCAGACCTTCGCCGCGGGCGGCCGGCTCGCCTTTGAACGTCTCGGCCCGGAGGGCTCGGACGCCGCAGTCGCACGGCTGAATATCTTCAACTATGTGGGTTTTCTGGTGGGTTCGCCGCTTGTGGGGGCACTCGGGGAGGTGTGGAGCCACCGCGGGGCCATGCTCGTACCGCTGCTGCTCGTGCTCGTGACCGCGCCGTATGCCCGCGCCTTCGGCCCCGCCGCCCGCCCTATACCGTGTCGCCATGAGCGGCCGCGCACAACTGATGTGGGACGAGGCAGTAACGGGCTATGA